The Candidatus Binatia bacterium genome has a window encoding:
- a CDS encoding DUF4105 domain-containing protein, which produces MLLRILSILSMPLVLFGTAALFVDGPEAKSLRALLALTFAGASLYLLFFHRSRRTGCAGFFGLLGLVLVWWVQIPPQQDRPWMADVAHPAEAVIEGSRLTIRNVRNFHYRSETDFDVNWETRTWNLDQLLGVNLVLSYWGSPYIAHTIMSWEFAEGPPLAISIETRKEEGESYSAVLGFFRQYELYYVVADERDVLGVRSNYRGEDLYMYRLNLDPATARALLLDYVEGINALAVDPAWYNAAAQNCTTTIRVHMQHVGRGNFWDPRLLVNGRIDELGYERGALDGSLPMAELRAKSRFDEKVSGSPLDGDYSRRIREGLPGGFAEPQP; this is translated from the coding sequence GTGTTGCTGCGGATTCTGAGTATATTGTCGATGCCTCTGGTTCTTTTCGGCACGGCAGCTCTTTTTGTGGACGGTCCGGAGGCAAAGTCCTTGCGGGCACTGCTGGCGTTGACTTTTGCCGGAGCTTCCCTCTATCTCCTTTTCTTCCACCGGTCGCGCCGAACCGGTTGCGCGGGCTTTTTCGGATTGCTGGGCCTGGTGCTGGTCTGGTGGGTGCAGATCCCGCCGCAGCAGGATCGACCCTGGATGGCGGACGTTGCCCATCCAGCCGAGGCTGTCATCGAAGGTTCACGCCTCACCATCCGCAATGTGCGAAACTTTCACTACCGAAGCGAGACGGATTTCGACGTGAACTGGGAGACCCGAACTTGGAATCTGGACCAGTTATTGGGCGTCAACCTGGTTCTGTCCTACTGGGGATCTCCCTATATCGCGCATACGATTATGAGTTGGGAGTTCGCCGAGGGCCCGCCGCTCGCAATCTCGATCGAGACCCGGAAGGAAGAAGGTGAGTCCTATTCCGCGGTGCTCGGGTTCTTTCGACAATATGAACTCTACTATGTCGTCGCCGATGAGCGTGATGTTCTCGGGGTTCGATCCAATTACCGGGGCGAAGACCTCTATATGTACCGCCTGAATCTGGATCCGGCGACGGCAAGGGCATTGCTGCTCGACTACGTGGAAGGGATCAATGCTCTCGCGGTCGATCCTGCCTGGTATAATGCAGCGGCGCAGAACTGCACGACGACCATTCGCGTTCATATGCAGCATGTGGGTCGCGGAAATTTTTGGGATCCTCGATTGTTGGTGAACGGACGAATCGACGAATTGGGCTACGAGCGTGGGGCGCTGGATGGGTCGCTTCCGATGGCGGAATTGCGGGCGAAAAGTCGTTTTGACGAGAAAGTCTCGGGCTCGCCACTGGACGGGGATTATTCTCGCAGGATCCGCGAGGGATTACCGGGTGGCTTTGCCGAACCACAGCCCTGA
- a CDS encoding MFS transporter, whose translation MSKQNPAPFAPSAGYSSFVLIVLLLAYILNFVDRQVLALVAEDVKADMGLTDSQLGWLLGPAFVLFYTLAGLPLARLADRTSRKNVVAVGLAVWSGMTALCGAAMTFPQLLFARFGVGIGEAAGTPPSHSLIADYFPPERRATALGIYGWGIFFGTGFGFALGGILLETFSWRAAFYIAGAVGIPVALVLGLTVREPPPGVSDGAVEVETPAMSEVVRTLFARRSFPLLMIAASCQAFLGYTILSWGATFLRRCLELSGRDAGIQFGLAAAISGAIGVTLGGLLADRLSRRDARWFVWISAAGSLLALPFALAFAWAESAPLAIAVFCPFYLLNNLYVSSLWTLVQNLVSPRMRSMAAATQLTVLNIVGLGAGPLVAGYVSEVLEPEYGVDGLRIALTIAAVVGSAAAIFFLMAGRSLREDLARVNPTGNA comes from the coding sequence ATGTCGAAGCAGAATCCCGCCCCCTTTGCGCCCAGCGCAGGCTACTCCAGCTTTGTTCTGATCGTATTATTGCTCGCCTACATCCTGAATTTTGTCGACCGGCAGGTTCTGGCGCTGGTCGCCGAGGACGTCAAGGCCGATATGGGCCTGACCGATTCCCAGCTCGGGTGGCTGCTGGGCCCCGCCTTTGTTCTTTTTTATACGCTCGCCGGACTTCCGCTTGCGCGCCTTGCCGATCGCACCTCGCGAAAGAATGTGGTCGCTGTCGGGCTCGCGGTATGGAGCGGCATGACCGCACTCTGCGGCGCCGCGATGACCTTTCCCCAGTTGCTGTTCGCCCGTTTTGGCGTCGGCATTGGCGAAGCTGCCGGAACGCCGCCTTCGCACTCTCTGATTGCCGACTATTTTCCACCCGAACGGCGCGCCACTGCTCTCGGGATCTACGGGTGGGGCATCTTCTTCGGCACGGGATTCGGCTTTGCGCTGGGCGGCATTCTGCTGGAAACTTTCAGCTGGAGAGCTGCGTTTTATATCGCGGGTGCGGTGGGAATTCCGGTGGCTCTCGTTCTGGGGCTGACGGTTCGCGAACCACCTCCGGGGGTTTCCGACGGAGCCGTCGAAGTCGAAACCCCCGCGATGAGCGAGGTTGTGCGCACCCTCTTTGCCCGACGGAGCTTTCCCCTGCTCATGATCGCCGCCTCCTGTCAGGCTTTCCTCGGCTATACGATCCTGTCATGGGGCGCGACGTTCTTGCGGCGTTGCCTCGAACTCTCCGGGCGAGACGCGGGAATTCAGTTCGGCCTCGCAGCCGCGATCTCCGGCGCGATCGGCGTCACCCTGGGCGGATTGCTCGCCGACCGACTCTCCCGTCGAGATGCCCGTTGGTTCGTCTGGATTTCAGCCGCGGGCTCCTTGCTCGCCCTACCCTTCGCGCTGGCATTTGCATGGGCCGAGAGTGCACCTCTCGCTATCGCGGTATTTTGTCCGTTCTACCTGCTCAACAACCTCTACGTCAGTTCGCTCTGGACGCTGGTCCAGAATCTGGTCTCCCCCCGCATGCGATCCATGGCGGCCGCGACGCAACTCACCGTACTCAATATCGTGGGACTCGGCGCCGGCCCGCTGGTCGCCGGCTACGTCAGCGAGGTGCTGGAACCGGAATACGGTGTGGATGGATTGCGTATCGCCCTGACGATCGCCGCCGTGGTCGGCAGCGCGGCGGCCATTTTCTTCCTGATGGCCGGACGTTCCCTGCGCGAGGATCTCGCACGCGTAAACCCCACGGGCAATGCGTGA
- a CDS encoding aldo/keto reductase encodes MIERIPFGKTGHQSSRILFGAAALGGMKPDRAEGVLDLLRQSGVNHIDVAASYGAAEDRLAPWLERHRDEFFLATKAGERDGPGARASLERSLERMKIDSVDMIQLHNLVDESEWEQAFAPGGAVEALVKAREEGLCRFIGVTGHGTQVAARHRQSLERFPFDAVLLPYNPMMMAQPDYAADFEALAKVCAEREVALQTIKAVARRRWQDDEARKFSWYEPLRDPEDIAMLVAWVLDRPGTFLNSSSDATLLPDILGAAANRRECPAPAEIEELQVREKLEPLFSPGALESI; translated from the coding sequence ATGATCGAGCGAATCCCCTTTGGCAAAACCGGGCATCAAAGTAGTCGAATTCTTTTCGGGGCCGCCGCTCTGGGGGGGATGAAGCCCGATCGGGCCGAGGGGGTTCTGGATTTGTTGCGGCAGTCCGGGGTGAACCATATCGACGTCGCGGCCTCCTATGGTGCGGCCGAAGATCGTTTGGCGCCGTGGCTGGAGCGCCACCGGGACGAGTTTTTCCTGGCGACCAAGGCAGGCGAGCGTGACGGCCCCGGGGCACGAGCGAGTCTGGAAAGATCGCTTGAGCGGATGAAGATCGACTCCGTCGACATGATCCAGCTTCATAATCTGGTGGATGAATCGGAATGGGAGCAGGCCTTTGCTCCGGGGGGAGCGGTTGAGGCGCTGGTAAAGGCGCGTGAGGAAGGGCTCTGCCGGTTTATCGGTGTCACCGGGCACGGGACTCAGGTGGCTGCCCGCCATCGACAAAGTCTGGAGCGATTTCCTTTCGACGCCGTCCTTTTACCCTATAACCCGATGATGATGGCCCAGCCGGACTATGCCGCAGATTTCGAGGCACTCGCCAAAGTTTGTGCAGAGCGCGAGGTCGCGTTGCAGACGATCAAGGCCGTCGCGCGACGCCGGTGGCAGGATGATGAGGCTCGCAAATTCAGTTGGTACGAGCCGCTACGCGACCCCGAAGACATCGCGATGCTGGTTGCCTGGGTGCTGGATCGCCCGGGAACCTTTCTCAATTCCTCGAGTGATGCGACCTTGCTTCCCGATATCCTGGGGGCGGCGGCGAATCGCCGCGAATGCCCGGCGCCGGCCGAGATCGAAGAACTGCAGGTCCGCGAGAAACTCGAGCCCCTGTTTTCACCGGGTGCCCTCGAGTCCATCTAG
- a CDS encoding MFS transporter: MDSKGSSAGNHGKVPAFLKFAYGSGAMAEGVKNSVFNTFLLFYYTGVLGLPGSLAGTALFLAMCFDAVSDPLVGYLSDHTRSRWGRRHPWMYAAILPMGLSVYGLLSPPAGLGETELFFWMTGLSIAVRQSLTLHMIPRNALLPEMTYDYDERTGLISISFLLGWVGGLGLTQLAWLVLIPAVPGGRMNPEAYQAIGFWGAWIAAIGMFIATAGTQRLVPQLRVAEATPLGFRAFWGEITNALRNESFRMILFGGIIVSAAANFQEVFGLYMNTYFWEFTDADIARLGLFLAVAVLVAVVATRPVTRLSDKRRTAIGIAAFLLVWGPLPVAGRLLGLLPENGSPMLLPLITVHLMVSLIPAVAMGILLGSMFMDTIDESELETGIRQEGVFGAANAFALKAVGGVGNLMGGMAIEWIDFPLQASVATVSPEKIFWLGIVAGPGMILFYVAGFFFLTRYSITRERYLDIQKQLEARRSK; encoded by the coding sequence ATGGCCGAGGGTGTGAAGAACTCGGTCTTCAACACCTTTCTTCTGTTCTACTATACGGGTGTGTTGGGGTTGCCGGGCTCGCTTGCGGGTACCGCACTCTTTCTGGCGATGTGCTTCGATGCGGTCTCGGATCCTCTGGTGGGCTATTTATCCGATCATACGCGCAGCCGCTGGGGCCGTCGTCACCCCTGGATGTATGCCGCGATTCTGCCGATGGGGTTATCGGTCTACGGCCTGCTCTCGCCGCCCGCCGGGCTGGGCGAGACGGAGCTCTTTTTCTGGATGACGGGGTTGTCGATCGCCGTCCGGCAATCGCTCACCCTCCATATGATTCCGCGCAACGCCCTTCTGCCCGAGATGACCTATGATTATGACGAACGGACCGGATTGATCTCGATCAGTTTCCTGCTCGGTTGGGTAGGGGGACTCGGTTTGACCCAGTTGGCGTGGCTCGTTCTGATCCCGGCGGTTCCCGGCGGGCGGATGAATCCGGAGGCTTACCAGGCGATCGGCTTCTGGGGCGCATGGATTGCGGCGATCGGGATGTTCATCGCGACTGCCGGGACCCAGCGCCTGGTGCCGCAGCTACGTGTCGCCGAAGCCACGCCGCTGGGGTTCCGTGCTTTCTGGGGCGAGATCACCAACGCGCTCCGGAATGAATCGTTCCGAATGATTCTTTTTGGCGGTATCATCGTATCGGCGGCTGCGAATTTTCAGGAGGTCTTCGGCCTCTACATGAACACTTATTTCTGGGAGTTTACCGACGCGGATATCGCTCGGCTCGGACTCTTCCTCGCGGTTGCCGTGCTGGTGGCGGTGGTGGCGACCCGTCCTGTCACGCGCCTGTCCGACAAGCGCCGCACGGCGATCGGAATCGCGGCGTTTCTCCTCGTCTGGGGGCCGCTGCCGGTGGCGGGACGGTTGCTCGGATTGCTTCCTGAGAACGGGAGCCCGATGCTCCTGCCACTGATTACGGTTCATCTGATGGTGTCGCTGATCCCGGCGGTGGCGATGGGGATTCTTCTGGGTTCGATGTTCATGGACACCATCGATGAGAGTGAACTGGAGACAGGTATCCGGCAGGAAGGTGTCTTTGGCGCTGCGAATGCTTTTGCCCTCAAGGCCGTCGGCGGGGTCGGGAATCTGATGGGCGGCATGGCGATTGAATGGATCGATTTCCCCTTGCAGGCCTCTGTGGCAACGGTTTCGCCGGAAAAGATCTTCTGGTTGGGCATCGTCGCGGGTCCGGGCATGATTCTCTTCTATGTCGCCGGATTCTTTTTCCTGACCCGTTACAGCATCACCCGAGAGCGTTATCTCGATATTCAGAAACAGCTTGAGGCGCGGCGCTCGAAATAG